One genomic window of Punica granatum isolate Tunisia-2019 chromosome 1, ASM765513v2, whole genome shotgun sequence includes the following:
- the LOC116192377 gene encoding uncharacterized protein LOC116192377 isoform X2, with product MKAMLLRTGSVAAQSPVVPTSAVALSRQESLTGVFSGGRTAAGGSPRITLHLEVNRRTGGIRRSLSDTDVVKSVGRLASARSMSFPSMVPEDMRVDPGDESTCLTLERNFDEMWTKSGTLGDELGFFGGGFEKGSNSGGNDGDRGSGGGFGGRRDGMGEYYREMLKSNPGDPLLLRNYGKYLHEVERDYERAEECYGRAILASPGDGEVLSLYGKLIWDSQRDERRARSYFDQAVQASPEDW from the exons ATGAAAGCTATGTTGCTGAGAACCGGCTCGGTCGCGGCTCAGTCGCCAGTGGTCCCCACCTCGGCTGTGGCTCTGTCTCGACAGGAATCTCTGACCGGTGTCTTCTCCGGGGGGAGGACCGCCGCCGGCGGTTCTCCGAGAATCACCCTGCACCTAGAGGTGAACCGCCGGACCGGAGGAATCCGGAGGTCTCTGTCGGATACCGACGTGGTCAAGTCGGTCGGCAGGTTGGCCAGCGCCCGATCGATGTCTTTCCCGTCGATGGTGCCGGAGGATATGCGCGTTGACCCGGGGGACGAGTCTACGTGTTTGACTCTGGAGAGGAACTTCGATGAAATGTGGACGAAGAGCGGAACTCTGGGGGACGAGTTGGGGTTCTTCGGTGGCGGATTCGAAAAGGGAAGTAACTCCGGCGGAAATGACGGCGATCGCGGCTCCGGCGGTGGATTTGGCGGGAGGAGGGATGGAATGGGCGAGTACTATCGGGAGATGCTGAAGTCAAACCCCGGGGATCCTCTGTTGCTCAGAAACTACGGCAAGTACCTGCACGAG GTGGAGAGAGACTATGAGAGAGCGGAGGAGTGCTACGGGAGAGCGATACTCGCGAGCCCGGGAGACGGAGAAGTGCTGTCGCTATACGGGAAGTTGATCTGGGATTCGCAGAGAGATGAACGGAGAGCTCGATCGTACTTCGATCAAGCCGTTCAAGCTTCACCAGAGGACTGGTAA
- the LOC116201684 gene encoding RNA-binding protein 34 has protein sequence MGKKKEKKPEASSSVGPNDDDSAQPDVFNTLFGDVAGQSSFSSIFSDNNPFKRKHSELKRGFGTSDRPAESPENGDSAKVEVKKRKASRDSIDEATKDPLELAKSKKEKQKDASSAASVSKSVLKKLKERDAQADSDSNASLEVPRAKASEPGLASDAVVSNDKQEARDVGVDGEKSNEEDREKRKKRKRDELEKAYEIMKYGPSGKEADNGEGEKVVGKKRKKADNPADMLVAKEEGFDDENKLLRTVFVGNLPLKMKKKALLKEFSKFGEVESVRIRSVPILDTKVPRKGAVITKKINDAVDSIHAYVVFKSEESAKASLAHNMAVVGGNHIRVDRACPPRKKLKGEDTPVYDNKRTVFVGNLPFDVKDEEVYQLFACINNLESSIEAVRVVRDPHTSLGKGIAYVLFKTREAANLVVKKRSLKLRDRQLRLFHARPDSTPSKRSNPSPAEGANSPSKKMALDSNTPNKPKKPSKADLSYEGLHGKKASSALKKPWKKSIGVVKSGKGSAKRGSAGKERTSKRPAVAARKAKANAMNEIGSPLNRTDKKRKLESRTPDSFQQKRKVKKFK, from the exons AtggggaagaagaaagagaaaaaaccAGAGGCTTCCTCCTCCGTTGGCCCTAACGACGATGATTCAGCTCAACCCGACGTTTTCAATACCCTATTCGGGGACGTCGCCGGGCAGAGCTCCTTCAGCTCAATCTTCTCCGACAACAACCCCTTCAAGAGAAAGCACAGCGAATTGAAGCGAGGTTTCGGGACTTCTGACAGGCCCGCAGAGAGTCCTGAAAATGGCGATTCAGCTAAGGTCGAAGTGAAGAAGAGAAAGGCGAGCAGAGATTCGATCGATGAAGCAACCAAGGACCCATTGGAGTTGGCGAAATCGAAGAAAGAGAAGCAGAAAGACGCTAGCTCTGCGGCTTCTGTATCAAAGAGTGTATTGAAGAAGCTCAAGGAAAGAGACGCTCAGGCGGACTCCGATTCAAATGCTTCATTGGAGGTTCCAAGAGCGAAAGCCTCAGAACCAGGGCTTGCGTCTGATGCGGTGGTCAGTAACGACAAGCAGGAGGCTCGTGATGTTGGCGTTGATGGCGAGAAATCGAATGAGGAGGATAGGGAGAAGaggaaaaagaggaaaagagatGAGCTTGAGAAGGCTTATGAGATTATGAAGTATGGGCCATCGGGAAAAGAAGCTGACaatggagagggagagaaagtcgttgggaagaagaggaaaaaggcGGACAATCCTGCGGATATGCTGGTCGCAAAGGAGGAGGGATTTGACGATGAGAATAAGCTGTTGAGGACTGTCTTTGTTGGGAATTTGCcattgaagatgaagaagaaggcgCTGCTGAAGGAATTCAGCAAGTTCGGGGAGGTTGAATCTGTGAGGATTCGATCTGTTCCAATCTTGGAT ACCAAAGTGCCGAGGAAGGGTGCTGTTATAAcgaagaaaattaatgatgcTGTAGACAG CATTCATGCCTATGTAGTGTTCAAGTCGGAAGAATCAGCAAAAGCATCTTTGGCGCACAACATGGCAGTG GTTGGGGGAAACCACATTCGTGTAGACAGAGCTTGTCCTCCTCGCAAGAAACTGAAAGGAGAAGATACTCCTGTGTATGATAATAAGAGGACTGTTTTCGTGGGTAACCTCCCATTTGACGTGAAG GATGAGGAAGTCTATCAGTTGTTTGCATGCATTAACAATCTGGAATCTAGCATCGAAGCTGTGCGAGTGGTCAGAGATCCTCATACGAGCTTGGGGAAGGGTATTGCCTATGTCTTGTTTAAAACAAGG GAAGCGGCAAATCTGGTTGTTAAAAAACGGAGCTTGAAACTTCGGGATCGGCAATTGAGACTCTTCCATGCAAGGCCTGATTCTACGCCATCTAAGAGAAGCAATCCATCACCTGCAGAGGGAGCCAATTCCCCCTCGAAGAAGATGGCTCTGGACTCGAATACCCCAAACAAACCAAAGAAGCCAAGTAAAGCTGATCTATCGTACGAGGGATTGCATGGGAAGAAAGCATCATCTGCTTTGAAGAAACCATGGAAGAAAAGCATTGGAGTAGTTAAGTCGGGGAAAGGAAGCGCAAAGAGAGGATCCGCGGGGAAAGAACGGACGAGCAAAAGACCAGCGGTCGCTGCCCGGAAGGCAAAGGCGAACGCAATGAATGAAATCGGCTCTCCTCTGAATCGAACCgataagaaaaggaaattggAGAGCAGGACACCGGATAGCTTTCAGCAGAAGAGGAAAGTGAAGAAATTCAAGTAA
- the LOC116192377 gene encoding uncharacterized protein LOC116192377 isoform X1, producing MKAMLLRTGSVAAQSPVVPTSAVALSRQESLTGVFSGGRTAAGGSPRITLHLEVNRRTGGIRRSLSDTDVVKSVGRLASARSMSFPSMVPEDMRVDPGDESTCLTLERNFDEMWTKSGTLGDELGFFGGGFEKGSNSGGNDGDRGSGGGFGGRRDGMGEYYREMLKSNPGDPLLLRNYGKYLHEVERDYERAEECYGRAILASPGDGEVLSLYGKLIWDSQRDERRARSYFDQAVQASPEDCTVLGSYAHFMWEADEDEDEEEQEVGGNRVEASPAMVAAAF from the exons ATGAAAGCTATGTTGCTGAGAACCGGCTCGGTCGCGGCTCAGTCGCCAGTGGTCCCCACCTCGGCTGTGGCTCTGTCTCGACAGGAATCTCTGACCGGTGTCTTCTCCGGGGGGAGGACCGCCGCCGGCGGTTCTCCGAGAATCACCCTGCACCTAGAGGTGAACCGCCGGACCGGAGGAATCCGGAGGTCTCTGTCGGATACCGACGTGGTCAAGTCGGTCGGCAGGTTGGCCAGCGCCCGATCGATGTCTTTCCCGTCGATGGTGCCGGAGGATATGCGCGTTGACCCGGGGGACGAGTCTACGTGTTTGACTCTGGAGAGGAACTTCGATGAAATGTGGACGAAGAGCGGAACTCTGGGGGACGAGTTGGGGTTCTTCGGTGGCGGATTCGAAAAGGGAAGTAACTCCGGCGGAAATGACGGCGATCGCGGCTCCGGCGGTGGATTTGGCGGGAGGAGGGATGGAATGGGCGAGTACTATCGGGAGATGCTGAAGTCAAACCCCGGGGATCCTCTGTTGCTCAGAAACTACGGCAAGTACCTGCACGAG GTGGAGAGAGACTATGAGAGAGCGGAGGAGTGCTACGGGAGAGCGATACTCGCGAGCCCGGGAGACGGAGAAGTGCTGTCGCTATACGGGAAGTTGATCTGGGATTCGCAGAGAGATGAACGGAGAGCTCGATCGTACTTCGATCAAGCCGTTCAAGCTTCACCAGAGGACTG TACGGTGCTGGGATCATACGCGCACTTCATGTGGGAAGCGGACGAGGACGAAGATGAAGAGGAGCAAGAGGTTGGAGGCAACCGAGTCGAGGCTTCTCCGGCGATGGTTGCTGCGGCTTTTTAA
- the LOC116193304 gene encoding uncharacterized protein LOC116193304 has translation MSTITNDQSRDQPPSGLVISATESIRSFLLSASRDPHLSEQLQELASDLRSLDNVPYKPLRSIWIASSPDVRPDLVRLFSGSGFVFTSPKPREKSEELKARLRKLAEMAEKKEYEELVKDIAPKKDVDEPFSSYKDQLGFGLHVVVIMFTCYLLGFLAFRALFSRDPVLSAAGGILGMVFGMLLETLRFIIWTSKDLRPPSSASRIKKNQ, from the exons ATGAGCACAATCACGAACGACCAATCCAGAGACCAGCCACCGTCGGGTCTGGTCATTTCCGCCACCGAATCCATCCGGTCCTTCCTTCTCTCCGCTTCAAGGGACCCGCACCTCTCGGAGCAGCTCCAGGAGCTCGCCTCCGATCTCCGCTCCCTCGATAATGTGCCTTACAAGCCTCTCCGAAGCATCTGGATCGCGTCCTCCCCGGATGTCCGGCCTGATTTGGTCCGGCTCTTCTCTGGATCCGGGTTCGTCTTCACAAGCCCCAAACCCAGAGAGAAG AGTGAAGAGTTGAAGGCAAGGTTGAGGAAGCTTGCCGAGATGGCAGAGAAGAAAGAGTACGAGGAGCTTGTCAAAGACATTGCACCCAAGAAAGATGTCGACGAGCCCTTCTCTTCTTACAAAGACCAACTTGGTTTTG GATTGCATGTTGTGGTTATAATGTTTACCTGCTATTTGCTAGGATTTCTCGCCTTCAGAGCACTGTTTAGCCGCGATCCTGTCCTG AGTGCTGCTGGGGGAATTCTCGGAATGGTTTTTGGCATGCTTTTAGAAACCTTGCGTTTCATTATTTGGACCAGCAAGGATCTTAGACCGCCTTCTTCCGCTTCGAGGATAAAGAAAAACCAATAG